A genomic stretch from Streptomyces venezuelae ATCC 10712 includes:
- a CDS encoding pyridoxamine 5'-phosphate oxidase family protein: protein MSTAADTYTPTDRTVPTRSRNRASYDKALVHSILDEAYVCHLGFVRDGAPVVLPTLFARVGDSLYVHGSTGSRPLRAAGDGVAAPGLPVCLTVTHVDGLVLARSAFHHSLNYRSVVVLGTAHQVTDPVELRIALDALVDHVVPGRSADSRPANAKELAATAVIRLDLDEVSAKVRTGGPNDDAEDLGLPHWSGVVPVRGGYGTPVPADDLDPAIALPAYLTAL from the coding sequence ATGAGCACCGCCGCCGACACGTACACGCCGACCGACCGGACCGTGCCCACCCGTTCCCGCAACCGCGCCTCGTACGACAAGGCGCTGGTCCACTCGATACTCGACGAGGCCTACGTCTGCCACCTCGGCTTCGTCCGGGACGGCGCGCCGGTCGTGCTCCCGACGCTCTTCGCCCGGGTCGGCGACTCCCTTTACGTGCACGGCTCGACCGGCTCGCGGCCGCTGCGCGCGGCCGGCGACGGCGTGGCCGCCCCGGGTCTGCCGGTCTGCCTCACCGTCACCCACGTCGACGGACTCGTGCTCGCCCGTTCCGCCTTCCACCACTCCCTCAACTACCGCTCGGTCGTGGTCCTCGGCACCGCCCACCAGGTCACCGACCCCGTGGAACTGCGCATCGCCCTGGACGCCCTGGTCGACCACGTGGTCCCCGGCCGCTCCGCGGACTCGCGCCCGGCCAACGCCAAGGAACTCGCCGCCACGGCCGTCATCCGGCTCGACCTCGACGAGGTCTCGGCCAAGGTCCGTACCGGCGGCCCCAACGACGACGCCGAGGACCTCGGACTCCCCCACTGGTCCGGCGTGGTCCCGGTGCGCGGCGGCTACGGCACCCCGGTCCCGGCCGACGACCTGGACCCGGCGATCGCCCTGCCCGCCTATCTGACCGCGCTCTGA
- a CDS encoding FMN-binding negative transcriptional regulator: MLIHPWDAAHDEGEWRDWLALHDFGQLAVNGLPGEPPWVQPAHFRYEPEPGPYGQAVTHLARPNPLWRALEADPTVLLSVVDDYVFVPGTWTAPEGTPAAHGTPTSYYAAVQLRCTAHVVDDPAEKAELLNRQVAHFQPDGGTAPAVPGEAPFGRLLSGIRVLRLEVTEVRAKFKYAGNKPPEVQDRVMGRLAERDGPRDRAAGAHQLRRRRATD; encoded by the coding sequence ATGCTGATCCACCCCTGGGACGCCGCCCACGACGAGGGCGAATGGCGCGACTGGCTCGCCCTGCACGACTTCGGGCAGCTCGCCGTCAACGGGCTGCCCGGAGAGCCGCCCTGGGTACAGCCGGCGCACTTCCGGTACGAGCCCGAGCCCGGCCCGTACGGCCAGGCCGTCACCCACCTGGCCCGCCCGAACCCGCTGTGGCGCGCCCTGGAGGCGGACCCGACGGTGCTGCTGAGCGTCGTCGACGACTACGTCTTCGTGCCGGGCACCTGGACGGCTCCCGAGGGAACCCCCGCCGCGCACGGCACCCCCACCTCGTACTACGCCGCCGTCCAGCTGCGCTGCACCGCGCACGTGGTCGACGACCCGGCGGAGAAGGCGGAGCTCCTCAACCGCCAGGTCGCCCACTTCCAGCCGGACGGCGGCACGGCGCCGGCCGTTCCCGGCGAGGCGCCGTTCGGCCGCCTGCTCAGCGGAATCCGGGTGCTGCGCCTCGAGGTGACCGAGGTGCGGGCCAAGTTCAAGTACGCGGGCAACAAACCCCCCGAGGTCCAGGACCGCGTCATGGGCCGGCTCGCGGAGCGCGACGGCCCCCGCGACCGCGCGGCCGGAGCCCACCAGCTGCGCCGCCGCCGCGCGACGGACTGA
- a CDS encoding DMT family transporter, whose protein sequence is MSNSSEPALSVGRSLLYLIVAGIAWGTAGAAASLIFRISDMGPLALSFWRCVGGLVLLLGALALRRRRRDRSAGESGGRRAVGESRGRRTARILGTGIGLTVFQSAYFAAVEATGLAVGTVVTLGAGPVLIAVGARLTMGERLGRGGVAAVAGALAGLCVLVLGGGTAEVRPLGVVLAVVSAAGYAAITLLTRWLGRSGGTTDALATTTWAFAIGAVGLLPAALAEGLVPHTDAPGAVLLLLGYVAAVPTALAYALYFAGAAVVRAATVSVIMLLEPVSAAAIAVSVLGERITAAVVLGTLLLLAAVTGLAFAEARTAAAQRRRVAVAV, encoded by the coding sequence GTGTCGAACTCTTCGGAACCCGCCCTGTCCGTCGGGCGGAGCCTGCTCTATCTGATCGTCGCCGGGATCGCCTGGGGCACGGCCGGCGCCGCCGCCTCACTGATCTTCCGGATCAGCGACATGGGCCCGCTGGCCCTGTCCTTCTGGCGCTGCGTCGGCGGCCTCGTGCTGCTGCTCGGAGCCCTCGCCCTGCGGCGCCGTCGCCGGGACCGCTCGGCGGGGGAGTCCGGCGGCCGGCGTGCGGTCGGGGAGTCGCGTGGCCGGCGGACGGCCCGCATCCTCGGGACGGGCATCGGCCTCACCGTCTTCCAGAGCGCCTACTTCGCCGCCGTCGAGGCCACCGGCCTCGCCGTCGGCACCGTCGTCACCCTGGGCGCGGGACCCGTCCTCATCGCGGTCGGCGCCCGGCTGACGATGGGCGAGCGGCTCGGCCGGGGCGGCGTCGCCGCCGTCGCCGGGGCGCTCGCCGGGCTCTGCGTCCTCGTCCTCGGCGGCGGGACCGCGGAGGTCAGGCCGCTGGGCGTCGTCCTCGCGGTCGTCTCGGCCGCCGGGTACGCGGCGATCACCCTGCTCACCCGGTGGCTGGGACGCTCCGGCGGGACCACGGACGCCCTGGCCACCACCACCTGGGCGTTCGCGATCGGGGCGGTCGGACTGCTGCCCGCGGCGCTCGCGGAGGGGCTCGTCCCGCACACCGACGCGCCGGGCGCCGTGCTGCTCCTGCTCGGGTACGTGGCGGCCGTCCCGACCGCGCTCGCGTACGCGCTGTACTTCGCGGGGGCGGCCGTCGTCCGGGCCGCCACGGTCTCCGTGATCATGCTCCTGGAGCCGGTGAGCGCGGCCGCGATCGCCGTGTCGGTCCTCGGGGAGCGGATCACCGCCGCCGTCGTGCTCGGCACGCTGCTGCTGCTCGCCGCCGTCACGGGCCTCGCCTTCGCCGAGGCGCGGACGGCCGCGGCGCAGCGGCGGCGGGTGGCCGTCGCGGTGTAG
- a CDS encoding EamA family transporter encodes MHASQGRSAGLGLALASAFAFGGSGVAAKPLIEAGLDPLHVVWLRVAGAALVMLPVAWRHRDLLRRKPALLVGFGLLAVAGVQAFYFASISRIPVGVALLIEYLAPALVLGWVRFVQRRPVTRAAALGVVLAVGGLACVVQVWAGLTFDLVGLLLALAAACCQVGYFVLSDQGADEAEQADPLGVIAYGLLIGALVLTVVARPWGMDWALLGGSADMNGNGVPAWLLLGWIVLIATVLAYVTGVVSVRRLSPQVAGVVACLEAVIATVLAWVLLGQHLDAPQIIGGAVVLIGAFIAQSSTPKAAQPEPVAGSAADVAAAVAVGGAAAGGGAGRESELSGGRGAP; translated from the coding sequence ATGCACGCGTCTCAGGGGAGAAGCGCCGGCCTGGGACTCGCCCTGGCCTCGGCCTTCGCATTCGGTGGTTCAGGAGTGGCGGCGAAGCCGCTCATCGAGGCGGGCCTCGACCCGCTCCACGTCGTGTGGCTCCGGGTCGCCGGCGCCGCACTCGTCATGCTCCCGGTGGCCTGGCGCCACCGGGACCTCCTGCGCCGCAAACCGGCCCTCCTCGTGGGCTTCGGCCTGCTCGCCGTCGCCGGTGTCCAGGCCTTCTACTTCGCCTCGATCTCCCGCATCCCCGTCGGCGTGGCCCTCCTCATCGAGTACCTCGCCCCGGCGCTGGTCCTCGGCTGGGTCCGCTTCGTCCAGCGCCGGCCCGTCACCCGCGCCGCCGCCCTCGGCGTCGTCCTGGCCGTCGGCGGACTCGCCTGCGTCGTCCAGGTCTGGGCCGGCCTCACCTTCGACCTCGTCGGCCTGCTCCTGGCCCTCGCCGCCGCCTGCTGCCAGGTCGGCTACTTCGTCCTGTCCGACCAGGGAGCCGACGAGGCCGAACAGGCCGATCCGCTCGGCGTCATCGCGTACGGACTCCTCATCGGCGCGCTCGTCCTCACCGTCGTCGCCCGCCCCTGGGGCATGGACTGGGCGCTCCTCGGCGGCAGCGCCGACATGAACGGCAACGGCGTGCCCGCGTGGCTGCTGCTCGGCTGGATCGTGCTGATCGCCACCGTCCTCGCGTACGTCACCGGCGTCGTCTCGGTGCGGCGGCTCTCGCCGCAGGTGGCCGGCGTCGTGGCCTGCCTGGAGGCGGTCATCGCGACGGTGCTCGCCTGGGTGCTGCTCGGGCAGCACCTCGACGCGCCGCAGATCATCGGCGGCGCGGTGGTCCTGATCGGGGCCTTCATCGCGCAGTCGTCGACGCCGAAGGCCGCCCAGCCGGAGCCGGTGGCGGGCTCGGCGGCGGACGTGGCGGCGGCCGTGGCCGTGGGTGGGGCCGCGGCCGGGGGCGGGGCGGGCCGGGAATCGGAGTTGTCCGGCGGTCGGGGCGCCCCCTAA
- a CDS encoding Clp protease N-terminal domain-containing protein, with protein sequence MHHPVPYSPQPLGQPATPRAELAPFLTPNLMTVVTGARRRALRDGDRQIDTAHLLHALVESDPEAGAAFDGGPQLARVLGYLVQRSIGYGLRWQRSEEDSGAGRLLPAPRGATSQDGRSSGWSPAAAAALEAAFRRAAERGEPQARGLDLLAVLAADPESRAVEVLRRAGVDPVALNSRIAARISAATAGREERHVPWGEGEPSQQV encoded by the coding sequence GTGCACCATCCCGTCCCGTACTCCCCGCAGCCACTCGGGCAGCCCGCCACCCCGCGCGCCGAGCTCGCACCCTTCCTCACGCCGAACCTCATGACCGTCGTGACGGGCGCGCGCCGCAGAGCCCTCCGGGACGGGGACCGGCAGATCGACACCGCACACCTCCTGCACGCGCTCGTCGAGTCCGACCCCGAGGCCGGCGCTGCCTTCGACGGCGGCCCCCAGCTCGCCCGCGTCCTCGGCTACCTCGTCCAGCGGTCCATCGGCTACGGGCTCCGCTGGCAGCGCTCCGAGGAGGACTCGGGCGCCGGGCGTCTGCTCCCCGCCCCGCGCGGGGCCACGTCCCAGGACGGCCGGAGCTCCGGCTGGTCGCCCGCCGCGGCCGCCGCCCTGGAGGCGGCGTTCCGCCGGGCCGCGGAGCGGGGCGAGCCCCAGGCGCGCGGCCTCGACCTGCTGGCCGTCCTCGCCGCCGACCCCGAGAGCCGGGCCGTCGAGGTGCTGCGCCGCGCCGGGGTCGATCCGGTCGCGCTGAACTCCCGTATCGCCGCACGGATCTCCGCCGCCACCGCGGGCCGGGAGGAACGACACGTTCCGTGGGGCGAGGGCGAGCCGTCTCAACAGGTGTAA
- a CDS encoding type II toxin-antitoxin system Rv0910 family toxin → MAEVSAEARIEAPAGKVWAQLMDFPSYGEWNATHTNFPNGGPESLETGATFTENMKLMGFPAEVLWTVEELESERALAIKGKGPMGVLVTTRYSLAPDGDATTVRIDGEFTGAAVSLMAGKLKDSATAALNESLRKLSGLVA, encoded by the coding sequence ATGGCCGAAGTCAGCGCGGAGGCACGGATCGAGGCACCGGCCGGAAAGGTCTGGGCCCAGCTCATGGACTTCCCCTCGTACGGCGAGTGGAACGCCACCCACACCAACTTCCCGAACGGCGGTCCGGAGTCCCTGGAGACCGGCGCGACCTTCACCGAGAACATGAAGCTGATGGGCTTCCCCGCCGAGGTCCTCTGGACGGTCGAGGAGCTGGAGTCCGAGCGCGCCCTCGCGATCAAGGGCAAGGGTCCGATGGGCGTGCTCGTCACGACCCGCTACTCCCTGGCCCCGGACGGGGACGCCACGACGGTGCGGATCGACGGGGAGTTCACGGGCGCGGCGGTCTCGCTGATGGCGGGCAAGCTGAAGGACTCGGCGACGGCGGCGCTGAACGAGTCCCTGCGCAAGCTCTCGGGTCTGGTGGCCTGA
- a CDS encoding PadR family transcriptional regulator, whose protein sequence is MRSHGHEYGNGHGAGRGGCGPGPRGDFEGRRAAFGPFGPGFGGGPFRGGPFGGGPGRGGGRGRARRGDVRASILALLKDRPMHGYEMIREIGERSDGAWKPSPGSVYPTLQMLEDEGLITSESEGGKKLFTLTDTGRAEAESGPDAPWEEAGRGVDWEALNEIRQAGFGLMEAFGQVWKTGSAEQRQKAVGVINEARKKLYLILADED, encoded by the coding sequence ATGCGTTCACATGGACACGAGTACGGAAACGGACACGGAGCCGGTCGTGGAGGCTGCGGCCCCGGGCCTCGCGGTGACTTCGAGGGACGGCGCGCGGCTTTCGGGCCCTTCGGTCCCGGCTTCGGCGGTGGCCCCTTCAGGGGCGGGCCCTTCGGCGGCGGCCCCGGTCGCGGAGGCGGCCGGGGCCGGGCGCGGCGCGGTGACGTGCGGGCCTCGATCCTGGCGCTCCTCAAGGACCGCCCGATGCACGGCTACGAGATGATCCGCGAGATCGGCGAGCGGAGCGACGGGGCCTGGAAGCCCAGCCCCGGCTCGGTGTACCCCACCCTCCAGATGCTGGAGGACGAGGGGCTGATCACCAGCGAGAGCGAGGGCGGCAAGAAGCTGTTCACGCTCACCGACACCGGGCGGGCCGAGGCCGAGAGCGGCCCCGACGCTCCCTGGGAGGAGGCCGGGCGCGGGGTCGACTGGGAGGCCCTGAACGAGATCCGGCAGGCCGGCTTCGGCCTGATGGAGGCGTTCGGGCAGGTCTGGAAGACCGGCAGCGCCGAGCAGCGGCAGAAGGCGGTCGGCGTGATCAACGAAGCCCGCAAGAAGCTGTACCTGATCCTGGCCGACGAGGACTGA
- a CDS encoding sulfite exporter TauE/SafE family protein — protein MLIATLTAPVGVSGAVFLLPVQLSVFAVPNPAVTPTNLLYNVVAGPGALLRYRRDGALTGPLVRRLVLGTLPGVVLGAVIRVFALPGPQVFRLLVAALMLPLGIWLITRTLRPVAPENRRPEPRPRTVTGLALVVGVVGGIYGIGGGSILGPILVGRGVPVAKVAPAALASTFATSLVGAATYALLALAHPGSIAPDWLLGLACGLGGLVGGYLGARLQPRLPEAFLRLLLGTLATALGALYAINALR, from the coding sequence ATGCTGATCGCCACGCTGACCGCGCCGGTCGGAGTGTCCGGGGCGGTGTTCCTGCTCCCCGTGCAGCTCAGCGTCTTCGCCGTGCCCAACCCGGCCGTCACCCCCACCAACCTGCTCTACAACGTGGTGGCGGGACCCGGCGCCCTGCTGCGCTACCGGCGCGACGGCGCTCTCACCGGCCCGCTCGTGCGCCGCCTCGTGCTGGGCACGCTGCCCGGCGTCGTCCTCGGCGCGGTCATCCGCGTGTTCGCCCTGCCCGGCCCGCAGGTCTTCCGCCTCCTGGTCGCCGCGCTGATGCTGCCCCTCGGCATCTGGCTCATCACCCGGACCCTGCGCCCGGTGGCTCCGGAGAACCGACGCCCCGAGCCCCGCCCCCGGACCGTGACAGGCCTGGCGCTCGTGGTCGGCGTCGTCGGCGGCATCTACGGCATCGGCGGCGGCTCGATCCTCGGCCCGATCCTGGTCGGACGCGGCGTCCCCGTCGCCAAGGTCGCCCCGGCCGCGCTCGCCTCCACCTTCGCCACGTCCCTGGTCGGCGCCGCCACCTACGCCCTGCTGGCCCTGGCCCACCCCGGCAGCATCGCCCCGGACTGGCTGCTCGGCCTGGCCTGCGGCCTCGGCGGCCTCGTCGGCGGCTACCTCGGCGCCCGCCTCCAGCCGCGCCTCCCCGAGGCGTTCCTCCGTCTCCTCCTCGGCACTCTCGCCACCGCCCTCGGCGCTCTCTACGCGATCAACGCACTGCGCTGA
- a CDS encoding PhzF family phenazine biosynthesis protein, which yields MRIRIVDAFTDQPFSGNPAGVLLLDSFPDDTWLQKVAAEVNLSETAFAHPLPAGGEADWALRWFTPTTEVDMCGHATLATAHVLHSTGAATGSIRFAARCGILGATAEADGTITMDFPTSSLTPVPVPAGLEKALGAEAVAVHDTADHIGDLVVELRDETAVRGLAPDFAALKVLSSRGVIATAAAERPDSGYDFVSRGFFPAVGIDEDPVTGSAHTALAPYWSPRFGRDDLVGFQGGARTGVVRTRLRGDRTLLNGHAVTVVEGELHA from the coding sequence ATGCGGATCCGAATCGTCGACGCCTTCACCGACCAGCCCTTCTCCGGCAACCCGGCCGGAGTCCTGCTCCTCGACTCCTTCCCGGACGACACCTGGCTCCAGAAGGTCGCCGCGGAGGTCAACCTCTCCGAGACGGCCTTCGCCCACCCGCTGCCCGCCGGCGGCGAGGCGGACTGGGCGCTGCGCTGGTTCACCCCCACGACCGAGGTCGACATGTGCGGCCACGCGACCCTGGCCACCGCGCACGTCCTGCACTCCACCGGCGCGGCGACCGGCAGCATCCGCTTCGCGGCCCGCTGCGGGATCCTCGGCGCCACCGCCGAGGCCGACGGCACGATCACGATGGACTTCCCGACCTCCTCCCTCACCCCGGTCCCCGTCCCCGCCGGCCTGGAGAAGGCGCTCGGCGCCGAGGCCGTCGCCGTTCACGACACGGCCGACCACATCGGCGACCTGGTGGTCGAGCTGCGGGACGAGACCGCGGTGCGCGGGCTCGCGCCCGACTTCGCCGCCCTGAAGGTGCTCTCCTCGCGCGGCGTCATCGCCACCGCCGCCGCCGAGCGCCCCGACAGCGGCTACGACTTCGTCTCCCGGGGCTTCTTCCCCGCCGTCGGCATCGACGAGGACCCGGTGACCGGCAGCGCCCACACCGCGCTGGCCCCCTACTGGTCGCCGCGGTTCGGCCGGGACGACCTCGTCGGCTTCCAGGGCGGCGCCCGCACCGGCGTCGTCCGCACCCGGCTGCGCGGCGACCGGACCCTCCTGAACGGCCACGCGGTCACGGTCGTCGAGGGCGAACTGCACGCCTGA